The genomic DNA tactttattttattttttttaaattaagatATATCCTGCTCTTGTTTTATTAACCATcctatttacaaaaaaaattagctattattattcgaaacatatttttatttttttccttttttttgtgcaAGAAATATTCACAGCCGTTTgaactatttaaaaaacgaaaatacACGCGCAATTACATGTAtgcgtacatgtatatatatgtatgtatgtatgtatgtatgtatgtatgtatgtatgtatgtatgtatgtatgtatgtatgtatgtatgtatgtatgtatgtatgtatgtatgtatgtatgtatgtatgtatgtatgtatgtatgtatgtatgtatgtatgtatgtatgtatgtatgtatgtatgtatgtatgcccGCTTAGGAGAACAATTTTCCGAAGTGAAAGTTTTACACatcataataaaattcaaaGAGGTATGAAAATCTAATTGTAATTTCTTTTAGGTTAATCccaattttttcattcaaaCTAACTTATGCAATTACAGCATTTTTCGTCGTTGTTGAATGTTTGTATGATCATATAGGAAGAACATTTATAGAACAGTAGAATAATACAacatatgaatttatttattttaaaaaattaaatgatgcGTAAAAAGTCTtttttatgcaaaaaaattttttttgttcccgTATGTACTTATTCCAAAAGGACAAGTAAAGGAATAAGGCACTGaaggaaaagagaaaaataaggaaaaaaagataaactaaaaaaaaaatgaaaagaaaaatgagaTGCGCCGGATAAATACAAGCGTAAAGTGAACATGCCTTTATACGGTTAATCATTGTCTTCTTTTTTGCCCTCCGTTTTGTTCTCCTTTTTatcctcttcttcttcttcaaaTGAACTAAgtttaatataattcaaaatGGAGGGgcatatgttatatatatgctcatTAATTGTtcacttaaatttttttttttttttttttttttttggtacaAGTCGCTAGAGGGGTCTATATAGTTCTTCTTGGAAGCATTTACATTAAGAATGTTCTGTAAATTTAATCTGTAGCTTCTTCTAGTTTGTTTTGTTTCGGGGTATATATCTATGTCTGGCAAGCTAATTTGGGTGTTCATAGAAACAATATAAATGGAGCGTAATGGGATTGCACACATATGCGTATGcgtgtttatgtatatgtctatgtatgtgtttatgtgtgggtttatgtatgtgcttatacttatatatgttcttttttttttttttttttttttcttttctctttcaaaaacataatttatttataattcaaTCACGgcaaaatttgttttttttcatgtattttCACAAATGAGGATTAACAAAAATGTTTACCTTTCTCTGTTAATTTTTACACTCTCCATTTGATTATCTTCTGAGTTGTATTTCTAACAAAAGAGATCATTAACAAAAAGAATTTACCATGATATAATTAACCTTCTCTAGATATGTATagaaggggaaaaaataaggaaaaaaaaaaaaaaattcgaaaCCTCATTTGGAACTGTAGTTTTCGTCCATCTTTCGAATAGCTCCTCTTTGTCTTTTTGCTAAAGTATGAGGAGtgatatttatgcatatacacaATACACgcatacgtgcatacatacgtgcatacatacttgcatacatacgtgcatacatacttGCATACATACttgcatacatacgtgcatacatacgtgcatacatacgtgcatacgtACTTGCATACATAagtgcatacatacacacatacacatgcatttacatttacatttgcatgtacatatgcaggCGCATATTCACACACACACAAGCTATATGAAGACTCCACATCATGCATTTCAGACCTTAACCCATTTAACCAcgtatttcttatttttctttttcgttaATTTAAGTTTATTATTCGTTCTTCTGTTGGCAAAATGAAGATTCCAtgctttttgttttaattctCTATCCCCGTTTATAAAGTCGTCCATTAGATCATCTACAGTTTTGTTTTTGTGAAACTACTACAGTAAAGTTACTTCCCATAAAAAGAACACATGTATGTccgtacatgtacatatatatgtgtatatagtatttgtatatatatatatgtatatatgtatgtgtatatgtgtatatatgtgtgtgcacTTGGGTATATACGCAAAAGATCGTAGCAGCAAAAGTACATGTTAATTGTCTGCtatgttaatttatttgcTAATTTGTTCTGAaggtacttttttttttgttgttttttttttgttgtttttttgttgttgtttttttgttgttgtttttttgtttgttgtttttttttattttattctcttggaaaaatgaaaaaataaaattttgcaaaaaaaaatctcGAAATTAGCACTATCGTTTTAAGTGCAACGTAGTTGCAAGTGTgtatagtatatattatatatatatataatatatatatatatatatatatatatatatatatatgcaaagtatgtacatatgtacgtctgtatgttttttttttttttttttttttttttattgtgttTCCTTATATTTAAGTGCTCTACACATAACATGTGCTAGAAATCGCACAATTATAAAGACTTTTTCAAGTTGTATAAATTctcaaaaatgtaataataatgatactGTTGTAAGaagtttaaaataaaaaaagataaatgtTTAGCTGTGAAGAATACTACTTTGGGCGTATGGAAAATATGGTTGGACTTAACCACTGCTTTTAAGATATGGTATTTTTCCATactcttaaaatttttaaaattcgaaaatttgtgtaaattttgaaaaaatattcaatatcAAGTAGGtataatgaagaagaaataaaagactAGTATTTTTCCTGGTAGCTATAAAATTATCTCATTCATGGAGAGGAAAAAACACGAGAATGTATTCTTAACGAATCTCTTCAATTTGTCTATTCACCAAATCTCTATTACCTCAACATATGCATCCCAACCTTTGTACTTCCTAATCTTTATgctactatattttttttttttttttttttttttccctctaTATATACTGTTCCTTAGTAACCTTttcctcttcctcttcctcACAAGGTACGAGACCCATTTGTACTCGTTCACGTTATggataaattataaaatgggTAAGATAGGGGAATGGATGAAGAGGAAGAGGAAAAGGAGTATAAGGTTTTTTGTTGTGCGCTAAATTTTATTCCTtgcttttttgtttatacaaCGCTTAATGGAAGAGTGAAATTTTGAAGGagttaattttcatttttcacttTTGGTTCGactatattcttttttttttccattttgtgtatatatttttttcaactttggcgtatttatttttttcaactttggcgtatttatttttttcaactttggcgtatttatttttttcaactttggtgtatttatttatttcaactttggtgtatttatttatttcaactATGCTgtatttatcttttcttttccgCACCTACTCTTTTCTTATGACCAATTAAggattaaaataaaattttcgtATTTTCTCATTCCATGTAAAGTATTGAAAAGAGGACGAATGAGTggtatatgcacatgtaatATGTAGGAGTAGGAACAGAAACGCAAAAGAGCATGGACAGATAAATAAAAGGCAATGAGTAGTAAATAAAGCAGATATAATAAAGCAGATATAATAAAGCAGATGTAATAAAGCAGATATAATAAAGCAGATATAACGGGTGAAGCAAACTTAACAAATAGGAAAAACGAAAATTTGAAATAGCACTACACGAAAGGAAACACAAAGAATGTTCATAAAATGATttcaaaaaatggaataCGGTTGAGCAGGGGTAATAAGTTTATTGGATTGAATATTACTAAggatcattttttttttttttttttaaatatgctCATAAATATAGTACAAATGCAACacaaaggaaaataattGAACACAACAAAAGTTTTGACGACAAATGGAAGAGTATAATTAGAAAggattatataaaaagaattgcTAACATATTTGAAAAGGGAAACAAAAATGGAAGAGAGCTAAAAAACGGAGTTCACAACTGCTGCTACTTTGTTCTAGGTGCAGAAGGGGTGGGGAAGAGATTCTTTATCAACAAATCGAAGGAGAAATTTTTGCGTGGTCAGATGGAGAGCTTGTCACtgaaggaaaaaacaaataacagGAGGAGCAGCAGTAGTAGTGGTAGTAGTGGTAGTAGTGGTAGTAGTAGTGGTAGTAGTAGTGGTAGTAGTGGTAGTAGTAGTGGTAGCCGTAGCATCGGtgcaataaaaaagaagtgcATATTTTTTGAGTACGACTTCCAGGCATTCAACGAGTGCAAGGACGCAGTATCGTTTCCCCTGAAACTGCACTAcatagaaaattatttaaggcataaattattaaaagagGTCAACAATGATATTACCTTTAAAAATGTTGAGCTGAAGGATATATATGAAGAACTTGtagtttataaaaataagggtttgttatattcaaaaatttcGCGATTTTTTGTACACATTTTAAAGAATCCTCGAATGTATGATTTTTTCAATGATCATGATAGGAGAGTAATAGAATCTTTTCTTCCCTATTtggaaataaaacaatttgaCTATAAACAGTTtgatacatttttaaaaatattattacaaaaattaaatgtaacATGTTTTTGTAATTACCTAAATGAGTTTAgtgcatttttatatttttttaaaatgatggCTGATTATGAAGAAagagaatattatataaaaaattcaaataatattcttGTGGACAACTATTCAGATGggttgtatatatatagctatTTCTTATCCATTATAAAATTGTTGGAAGTGAAATATtcatacaatttttattttatctttttcaatttcaaTTTGTTCTTAGTAAGTAACCAACCAGTGAGAAATTTCCATTtctttgtaaattttttaattgaaaatatgtacacatataatataccTGTAATTATTCATTCGGTAAAAAATCTTGAAATGATGAaagctatttttatttataataatttgcTGTTAAAGTGTTTACTCAATGGTGAGGATAACCCTACCCCATCTATGTCAAAATCGGTTTTGTCTTCTTCCAACCCGAGAGTTAGAACACCCAAAGAAAGAAGACAAATACCTGGTTTCCTCcaaaacagtaataatagtgGACCAAACTGTTCGGATGGGTATTCACCCAAATTGGTTAATGAAATGATGTCGAAACTGCATGAAGGAGAGCGTTACCAAGGTATGAGTAATACAACCATCAAGCATAGCTGTACTGATGACAGaatttataatgaaaaagaagtatGCGCAAAAGTTATGGGGGAAAAAAGATGTAATAACAAAGTACAACATGGAACAAGTAAGGAgtatatagaaaatttacaaaatggAGAAGAAGtaagtagtaataatagcaatcGTATAAACTACTCCCAGTACCAATATCTTTATAACGGTTTATCGAAGGAAGAACTGGAAAATTATGTACTGATAAAGAATAACCTAATAGAAATAGACGAAATGCCATATGATATGGTTAACTGTCTTCTGATGCCAAGTTTTGTaataaatgaagatataagtaaatgtatatataccatGATCGGTGGTAATgtacatttaattaaaataatttgcaAAGGATtagacaaaataaataatgaactTAATAACGATGTAAAATTGATAGAAGAAATCGAAGAggagaaaaaacaaaacattaTTTACGACATGGATGAGGAGCAGGAATTTAATAGATACAATTCCAtagaagaaataatgaaacatAAAAAAGTGGAGcaccaaaaaatatttttaaaaaatatccaTCAGAACGttttacatacatttatattagatTTTGAGCAAAGGattattaacttttttagcTTACCCAATATTGAGAAAATGAAGAGAGACTATCCTGAGGGTGCTAAAGGTGAAAACAAAGGTGTCCAATGGAATGATGATGGTGGTCCTAAAGTCAATCAAGACGAACGAAGTCCAAATGATTGTGGAAAAGCGCAAGGGAACACAAAGACAGGGCTAACCCTCGTGCAGTTCTATTTCACCATTTTTGAAGTGATTCGACATtttataaagaagaaaaaagtgttttgtaaaaatattataaatctGAACAATCCTGTCCTTCTAGGTCTTATAGatgttaatataatacattacaattatgaaaataaatacctAGAATTAACTAATCACTTCTATGAAatcttattattaaattatatcgattttaaatataaacagtTGCCCTTAAAATTTAGAGTGCAGTATAATGTTAactattttctaaattataaaattatacagCATGAATACAACCTAATAGAATCGCATATGTGAAGTTACAAAATGTTtcgaaaaaataatgaaataatatacattaaattatattaaaataaattatattaaaataaattatattaaaataaattatattaaaataaattatattaaaataaattatattaaaataaattatattaaaataaattatattaaaatatattatattaaaatatattatattaaaatatattatattaaaatatattatattaaaatatattatattaaaatatattatattaaaatatattatattaaaatatattatattaaaatatattatattaaaatatatcatattaaaataaaaaaaatattattattctaaaAATAACTTGTTATACATAactattttaacaaattacATGCACACTTCTTACTCCTGGACGAaatgtttattaaaatgGATTTGTTTCGGCAAACTTATTCTTCCTCAATTAAGTGAGGAAAGCTTACAACTTCTTCTATGTCCTTTCTGTATAGAATTGAGCaaagatataataatacGTGTAAGGGATAAAATATGTTTGCTTGTTCGCTTTTTATTGAAGAACTGTACATCGTTTATTATACGTATGTAATGTGCGTATATACTGTGCGCATATATTATACGTGTACattttacatgtacatatatgggTGTGTTTGCCCTTGTTAACTTTTCTCTACCTGGGCTTAAGCCACTCCAGCAGCTGACAGTATATGTAACTTAACATTATTAGGATAATATAAACTTTACCTTGAATAAAggggaaggaaaaaaaaaaaaaagaaaaaaaaaaaatgaacaaattagCACAACGAATTAGGCCAACATATTGTCACAATAAATTAGCACAAGTTAGGGTCAAAAAAGGATGAAGATACACCGCTTTGTTTGAAGTATATGTACAGCTCCTTTAGAGCACTTCGTCCGTTTCACTCGTTTCAATTCGGCCATTTCGATCATTTCGATCATTTTGTGtagttttaatttatttcagtGCGTTTCCCCTTCCGCTCCTTTCCTTTTCTTACTAAAGACAGTGTtgatgttatatatttttcggATCCTACTTAGGATTGTGTTATTTGCGTACGATAAAACGTCCATGTATACCTTTTCCTGTGGTAAAGCATAAATTAAACTAGAATGAAGCggaataaaacattttaacaAACTGAccaatttgaaaattttctgCACTACAAATGTATCACAATATCAtgataaatatgtgtatgtatatatatatggatgtatatacacataagctcacataaataaaactgcatttattatatgtataacacGTACTGTCTTATCAGCGACCTTTTCCCATGAGTACATTTTAGTTAGctaaataggaaaaaaaaaaaaaaaaattaattacaaaTTGGTAATTACTAACTACGAAGTACTAATTACTAACTACGAAGTACTAATTACTAACTACGAAGTACTAATTACTAACTACGAAGTACTAATTACTAACTACGAAGTACTAATTACTAACTACGAAGTACTAATTACTAACTACGAAGTACTAATTACTAACTACGAAGTACTAATTACTAATTGCGAACTACTAATTACTAACTACGAACTACTAATTACTAACCACTAATTACTAACTGCTAACCACTATGTGCATCTCTACCATGCAAAATATAAAGCACGTGCAGCGGAACAAATAAAGCGAACTTACCCTCTCGTGAAATGCATTCGAGTCAACACCCTTCACCATATCCAAAGCAATATCAACTGCTTTACATAAATCGATATGATTAGGTTTTGACAATATCATCATATCATGCGGTAATACTTCCGATATACCTCCTACATCAGTTGAGATAACAAGTAAACCACAACTAGCTGCTTCAATAATAGCTATACAAAAAGCCTCAGTTAAAGaagcatttaaaaatatatgtccTGTttgtaaaacattttttactttattttgttttacttttccTAACAATACAACAGAATTATGTAGATGATATTTTTCTCTCATTTCTTCTAATAGTACTCTCTTTGGTCCATTACCTccaataataaattttataaaagggTATTTCTTACATATTAAAGGAATAACCTTAACAATTAGATCAATTCCTTTTCTATATGTTAATCTACTTATGactataatattaattctaGGATATTTGGGTCTTTTATTAATGCATGGAATAAATTTCTTTGTGTCAAGTGCATTACCTATTACTGATGTTTTATATGGATTTATTTCTGTTCGCAAAACCAAATTTTCACGATTTGTATGAGAAACACATATAATATGATCGACATCATTTAtgcaatattttaataatttattaacatgTATACATCCCTTATCTGAAAAACTGTACAATGAATGGTCGGTATATATCGTCTTTAATCCCAGCGATTTTGCGTGAAGGATGAACTGGTGCGCCAGACAGGACGTTGCCTACTTAGGGAAGTAAAACTTCTTTCACTTGCACATACGTATACACACATGcgttcatatacatataggcTCACACACACATgcgtacatacacatataggctcacacacacacacacgcgtacatacacatataggCTCACacacacgtacatacatatataggcTTATACATACACTAAATACACATTGGAGctcataaatgaaaaatgaccAAACCTGATGCCCATGGACAATGTCAACCTTTTCcctatataaaatatttctacaCAATGGCAAAGTACCAATTATATTCGGAAATGTTACAACATCCATGTAAGTTTCCAAAGGTAAATAATACACTTTTATTCCATTACCCATCCATCTTACACCATTCCTATTATTATAGCAGTGagttactactattactttAAATCCTGAAAAATTTGTAAGCAGATATCACATGCCATTTTTAACAGCTTCCCCTTTTAAATCAAATACTGCTCTGTATGTtcatattcataaaatttagtacgtgcacatatatatatatatatatatatatatccagtTGCGCAGGACGTACCTTtgcttttatttgttttagtgttatttaattttatttaattttatcttaatttcattttacatattttaattatgtcTTTTTCCAgcttcttttcattttttctttttcagcTTATGTGTATTACCTTTCTTTATTAAGTGCTTGgataattcaaatatatgtgtttcTATTCCTCCTAAATTTGGGTAAAAAAAATCACTTACCATACAAATACAACACTTTCTctcctttttataaatatcgtttttttcgttttttccattttttcctttgtcTGTACTATATTGCTTTTCTGTACATTCCATTGTTCAATCCAGAGTGAAtatccccttttttttttttttttttgtgaactCTATGTATTGTAACTAGTATTAATATTAGAATAGTAAAAGAGATTTGTCGTTTCCATTTGGTCAGACAAGAATGTAGATGTGTATACTTTTATGTAAGTATAATGTACACGTGCTCAACTCAAATAAACTTGAGCACCAAAAATATAGAGTAAATCTACGAATAGGGTTTTTGCCTTCTTCCTTTTGCACTTTTCAAAggtacaaaataatataatttttcaatttaaaaCGAGAtccttaaaattttcaaaagatTTTATTATCCAAACATGGCAAATGCAAATACGTTTGTGTGTATTCTAATTCGCTCAACCTTTCAactgtttcttttttttctttgcctTTTCGttcttatttcattttaatttacagCTGTAGCTATTATACCTGAGTAAAAGGGAATAAcattcgaaaaaaaaaaaaaataattttgttaccTGTACATAATTGGAACTATGATATGGACATATAAGCATagatatatgcatatatatgtatacatgtatacataatagTGATATGTCCCTTCTCATTTTTGAGCCTTCAGAAGGAGTATTCTTTAAAATACTACCCCcaattgtatatttattttttataaacgtttaaaaattaaggaaaaattgtatataggAATGTCAAACCTTGggtaataacaaaaaaataaaacaaaaaattgagtacgaaattgataaaaatacCATATATGCggggaataatttttattttattttattttattctattctattttttttttcccccttttaTGCTATCTTAAAAACTGTGTTAAGCAGTAAGCCTCAGCGTGCAAATAAGTACATTTTGTTGTAATCGTTCACGTATGTGAAATTTgttggatatatatatatatataaatgtaagcACATGTGTTGTGTACTTCGTTTTTTTAGCCCGAACacttaaaataagaaaaaataaaattgtgcatttttataattaaattacacaaataattaaagaaaaaggcAATAAAGTgtgttataaaatatgattaaaaatataatgaaaaaggaataaaaaaaaaaaaataagaagaaataatacGGTTTTAGTAAATTCagctaaaaaattaacatagtaataaaaatactaatgataagataataacaataaaaaagttttagCAGTAAAACTACCTTTTGAAAAagatgtacataaatatatatttatatatgtgcatgtataatatatgtgtatatatatttatatttatatatgatacaATAGTGTAAATATACAACAGAAACCTTGGAagcaattaaaaaaaatgatcagtaaaaaaatcaataaaataagagaacaaaataaataaaatatttaaccaaatataacagtaatttaaaattacacAGAAAACAACGGTAATAAAACAAGTATAAGtgcatatgaatattttaatcttttaatttatcttgttttgttttacttttttgaagatatattaaataaggaaaaaagggatcttataaaaaaaaaaaaaaaaaaaaaaaaaaatacaatgcTTGATAAACATAACTctaatacacatataaaaatatgcgcTCATGTAGAATATTTCTTAAGAAGTAAAATACTTTCAACTATCGCCTAGTCTTACACCTCTTCCAATGAAAACTCTTCTGCTCGTTCCACTACTGTTCGTCGTTCTTGGgctattaatatttctgtaCCCATATCTCGAGAAATTACCTCTTATTCCTTGACTTATGCGAAATTCTCGCAACTTCATCATTATCTTGTCAAATATTTGTGGAGTCTTTTCTAACAAATTTGGACCAcctgaacaaataaaaaataaaaaaaaaaaaaatatatatatatatatatatatatatatatatccattatgttaaggtaaaaaaaaaaaaaaacatttacatgaacagttcagaataaattttttgttaatgcaagaacatttttttgtaataccCTCTCTTGGAAGAAGTTCCctaaaaaaatagtacatATGTCCTGATAATAAGCCCATAATGTCAATCCATATGGACTGTCccataataaaatgtaaaaagatTAAAGCGAAAGGTAACTGATACCCTTTTACAGTAAAGAAATAAATCGAAACCTGACTCCATGCCTCTCTCCTAGaccaataatatattattgcaaATAAAAGAGAATTTCCCAAAAATGGATAACCTACAAAATGGATAAAATAAAGGAGTGGTTTTGGCCTTTATGCATggtaattaatatatatatatatatatatatatatatatatatatatgcttaagcgtgtacatatgtatgtgtgtgtgtatatgtagaaacacataaaaaagtacacaaatataaaattgcacgtatatacatatatgtatatatatattttttttttttttttacgtgcTTATTCATAGACAAATGCACACGGGTGTATAAATACGGcacaatttttctttttctttttttaatttatcgcTGCTTTTGTACTTACCCCTTGGccaataaaagaaaatacttATTAGGGATAAAAAGGTACACtgaatagtaataaaatataaatacgaCCCAGGACTTGAGAATACTGCATTTTTTTCCAACGATGAGGAAAATTGAGCAAATAAGGACATGAAAAATACCcaagataaagaaaatttcccaatatataaaaagttaagAAAAATTCTCCATATttgataattattatatattaaattccAGTCTAATAAAAGGTATACAACgtttaataaattacaagTTATCAATAAAgtaactaaaaaaattaatgttatcaaatattttgttacatTTGGTAAATTATTATACCAAACTTCTGGGCCATATATATCCATTATTTTCGAAAGTTCATGTAAActtgaaaatgaaaaaaaaaaattaaaaaaataaaaattaaaaagaaaaatgaatgaatattttttatcttctcTACATAGGCATTTA from Plasmodium brasilianum strain Bolivian I chromosome 10, whole genome shotgun sequence includes the following:
- a CDS encoding hypothetical protein (conserved Plasmodium protein); this encodes MGLVPCEEEEEEKSMEKYHILKAVVKSNHIFHTPKFHKNKTVDDLMDDFINGDRELKQKAWNLHFANRRTNNKLKLTKKKNKKYVVKWVKQKDKEELFERWTKTTVPNEKYNSEDNQMESVKINRESLPDIDIYPETKQTRRSYRLNLQNILNVNASKKNYIDPSSDFSFEEEEEDKKENKTEGKKEDND
- a CDS encoding phosphatidylinositol N-acetylglucosaminyltransferase subunit A; this translates as MECTEKQYSTDKGKNGKNEKNDIYKKERKCCICMVSDFFYPNLGGIETHIFELSKHLIKKGFKVIVVTHCYNNRNGVRWMGNGIKVYYLPLETYMDVVTFPNIIGTLPLCRNILYREKVDIVHGHQATSCLAHQFILHAKSLGLKTIYTDHSLYSFSDKGCIHVNKLLKYCINDVDHIICVSHTNRENLVLRTEINPYKTSVIGNALDTKKFIPCINKRPKYPRINIIVISRLTYRKGIDLIVKVIPLICKKYPFIKFIIGGNGPKRVLLEEMREKYHLHNSVVLLGKVKQNKVKNVLQTGHIFLNASLTEAFCIAIIEAASCGLLVISTDVGGISEVLPHDMMILSKPNHIDLCKAVDIALDMVKGVDSNAFHERLTKMYSWEKVADKTKIFKLVSLLKCFIPLHSSLIYALPQEKVYMDVLSYANNTILSKVYIILIMLSYIYCQLLEWLKPRKDIEEVVSFPHLIEEE
- a CDS encoding DER1-like protein — encoded protein: MLCDNKLLENKNKSKNTGNQSEQSLHELSKIMDIYGPEVWYNNLPNVTKYLITLIFLVTLLITCNLLNVVYLLLDWNLIYNNYQIWRIFLNFLYIGKFSLSWVFFMSLFAQFSSSLEKNAVFSSPGSYLYFITIQCTFLSLISIFFYWPRGYPFLGNSLLFAIIYYWSRREAWSQVSIYFFTVKGYQLPFALIFLHFIMGQSIWIDIMGLLSGHMYYFFRELLPREGGPNLLEKTPQIFDKIMMKLREFRISQGIRGNFSRYGYRNINSPRTTNSSGTSRRVFIGRGVRLGDS